A genome region from Geminicoccus roseus DSM 18922 includes the following:
- the thpR gene encoding RNA 2',3'-cyclic phosphodiesterase, producing MAIDLPEDIADQVDRLCVGLPDVRWTDADDLHITLRFIGEVDEPTYEEIGEALAHVTAPPFELQLRDIGHFPPRGDPTTLWIGVAPSEGLNSLKRRVDRQLASLGVAAEQRKFQPHLTIARIRGGLPENRLGSFLKRLSLYRSEPFVVTGFTLYSSLLRTDGAIHTPEATYDFVQGIAERV from the coding sequence GTGGCGATCGACCTGCCGGAGGACATCGCCGACCAGGTGGATCGCCTGTGCGTCGGCCTGCCGGATGTCCGCTGGACTGATGCCGACGACCTCCACATCACTTTGCGCTTCATCGGCGAGGTTGATGAGCCGACCTACGAGGAGATCGGCGAAGCCCTTGCCCATGTGACGGCGCCTCCGTTCGAACTCCAGCTCCGCGACATCGGGCACTTCCCGCCGCGCGGCGATCCGACGACCCTGTGGATCGGCGTCGCGCCCTCCGAGGGGCTGAACTCCCTCAAGCGCCGTGTCGACCGGCAGCTCGCCAGCCTGGGCGTCGCTGCGGAGCAGCGGAAATTCCAGCCGCATCTGACCATCGCCCGGATCCGCGGCGGGCTTCCGGAGAATCGTCTGGGTTCTTTTTTGAAACGGCTCAGCCTTTACCGGTCCGAGCCGTTCGTGGTCACGGGCTTCACGCTGTATTCCTCGCTCCTGCGGACCGATGGGGCGATCCACACCCCCGAAGCCACCTACGACTTCGTGCAGGGGATCGCCGAGCGGGTGTGA
- a CDS encoding VOC family protein produces the protein MQLDHVTIRTRDIERTRRFFEEVFGLESGERPEMIRRIPGCWLYAGDRPLIHIIGSGGSGFDQGAEAIDHVGIRLEGYGAFRGRLDRLGIRYSTMDLADIGERRLFFRTPGGPLLEAVFSEPVPV, from the coding sequence GTGCAACTCGATCATGTGACGATCCGGACCCGCGACATCGAGAGGACGCGCCGCTTCTTCGAGGAGGTGTTCGGCCTCGAATCGGGAGAACGGCCGGAAATGATCCGTCGGATCCCGGGATGCTGGCTCTATGCCGGCGATCGGCCCCTGATCCATATCATCGGGTCGGGCGGCAGCGGGTTCGACCAGGGTGCCGAGGCAATCGACCATGTCGGCATCCGGCTGGAAGGATATGGCGCCTTCCGTGGACGGCTCGACAGGCTGGGGATCCGCTACTCGACCATGGATCTGGCGGATATCGGCGAGCGCCGCCTGTTCTTCCGCACCCCTGGCGGTCCCCTGCTTGAAGCCGTGTTCTCCGAGCCCGTTCCCGTGTAG
- the radA gene encoding DNA repair protein RadA — MARIERRFVCQSCGAVTARWHGRCDDCGAWDSLVEETVQPKGTGSAAATRGRGRQVALVGLDGETAPPPRILSGIDELDRALGGGLVPASALLIGGDPGIGKSTLVLQAGARLAQAGKRVVYVTGEESVDQVRLRAARLGVTQSSLELAAENAVADILTTLSVGRAPDLLIVDSIQTMFTAGFDQAPGTVTQLRASTDALIRFAKARHTAVLLVGHVTKDGQIAGPRVLEHMVDTVLYFEGERGHQFRILRAVKNRFGPANEIGVFEMQESGLVPVANPSALFLAEREEGLAGSAVYAGIEGSRPVLLEVQALVGNVAPGSPRRAVVGWDGNRLAMLLAVLEARCGLELSGRDVYLNVAGGLRVVEPAADMAVAAALIGSLLDRPAPEKAVFFGEVGLGGEVRNVTQSELRVREAAKLGFTQVIGPVPAMAKGAGVRTVPVRHVGDLMAMFSPMPVRARTARVRSGVE; from the coding sequence ATGGCGCGCATCGAACGCCGCTTCGTGTGCCAGTCCTGCGGGGCGGTGACGGCGCGCTGGCATGGCCGCTGCGACGACTGCGGCGCCTGGGACAGCCTGGTCGAGGAGACCGTGCAGCCCAAGGGAACCGGCAGCGCCGCCGCGACCCGCGGTCGTGGCCGCCAGGTTGCCCTTGTCGGCCTGGATGGCGAGACGGCGCCACCGCCCCGGATCCTCTCCGGCATCGACGAACTCGACCGGGCGCTGGGCGGCGGGCTGGTGCCGGCATCTGCCCTCCTGATCGGCGGCGACCCCGGGATCGGCAAGTCCACCCTGGTGCTGCAGGCCGGGGCCAGGCTCGCGCAGGCCGGCAAGCGGGTCGTCTATGTCACCGGGGAGGAGTCGGTCGATCAGGTCCGCCTGCGAGCCGCGCGACTGGGGGTGACCCAGAGCAGCCTGGAACTGGCCGCCGAGAACGCGGTGGCCGATATCCTGACGACGCTGTCGGTCGGCCGGGCGCCCGACCTGCTGATCGTCGATTCCATCCAGACCATGTTCACCGCCGGTTTCGATCAGGCACCTGGCACCGTCACCCAGCTGCGCGCCTCCACCGACGCGCTGATCCGCTTCGCCAAGGCGCGGCACACGGCGGTGCTCCTGGTCGGTCACGTCACCAAGGACGGCCAGATCGCCGGGCCGCGCGTCCTGGAGCACATGGTCGACACCGTCCTCTACTTCGAGGGCGAGCGCGGCCATCAGTTCCGGATCCTGCGGGCGGTGAAGAACCGCTTCGGACCGGCCAACGAGATCGGCGTGTTCGAGATGCAGGAGAGCGGGCTGGTCCCGGTGGCGAACCCGTCCGCCCTGTTCCTGGCGGAGCGCGAGGAAGGGCTGGCCGGCTCGGCCGTCTATGCCGGGATCGAGGGCAGCCGTCCGGTCCTCCTGGAGGTCCAGGCCCTGGTCGGCAATGTCGCGCCCGGCAGTCCGCGGCGTGCCGTGGTCGGCTGGGACGGCAACCGGCTGGCGATGCTGCTGGCGGTTCTCGAGGCCCGGTGCGGGCTGGAGCTTTCCGGCCGGGACGTCTACCTGAACGTGGCGGGCGGGCTGCGGGTCGTCGAGCCGGCCGCCGACATGGCGGTGGCCGCCGCGCTGATCGGCTCGCTCCTGGACCGGCCAGCACCGGAGAAAGCCGTGTTCTTCGGCGAGGTCGGCCTGGGCGGCGAGGTGCGCAACGTGACGCAGAGCGAACTCCGGGTGCGCGAGGCGGCCAAGCTCGGCTTCACCCAGGTCATTGGCCCGGTTCCGGCCATGGCCAAGGGCGCTGGCGTCAGGACGGTGCCGGTGCGCCACGTGGGCGATCTGATGGCGATGTTCTCGCCGATGCCGGTGCGTGCGCGGACGGCGCGGGTCCGGAGCGGAGTCGAATGA
- a CDS encoding outer membrane protein assembly factor BamB family protein, translating to MSFADSVSAQRRPMARRTLLAFGLLLSGLVSGCGWFDEDEKPRLPGDRKPVLLLDEGVKADPSLAEYQIALPAPVRNTDWPQAGGNPAHAVYHLDAGEALAPAWEASIGQGAEEGAFLNPPVIANGTIYAVDGSVEVSAIDAATGRKLWTTTPEELPDADRLNGGGIGFDSGRLFLATTKGIVLALDAASGDEIWRRDLRSPLRGAPAVADGLVLIISADNQSYALDAATGEPVWQHTAPGEIAAILGGSTPAAAQGIVIVPYSSGEVNALSLQTGIPIWSETVLRPRRTLAIAAISDIDGLPVIDRDRVFIGGTGGEIAAFDLLTGARLYELNVATQQSAWPAGEIVYLLSDRGEVVAMLRSTGQIRWVSPLPREREGDTSGDAVIEWYGPVLVRDRLLVGSSDGMLVSVSPYTGEILGRLDVGAPIRQPPIVADGAIYLLTEDGTLHAYR from the coding sequence GTGAGCTTTGCCGACTCCGTCTCCGCCCAGCGCCGGCCCATGGCGCGACGCACTCTCCTGGCCTTCGGCCTTCTGTTGAGCGGCCTGGTATCCGGCTGCGGCTGGTTCGACGAGGACGAGAAGCCCAGGCTGCCCGGGGACCGCAAGCCGGTCCTGCTGCTGGACGAGGGCGTGAAGGCCGATCCCAGCCTCGCGGAGTACCAGATCGCGCTGCCGGCGCCGGTCCGCAACACCGACTGGCCGCAGGCCGGCGGCAACCCGGCCCACGCCGTCTATCATCTCGACGCCGGCGAGGCCCTGGCTCCCGCCTGGGAAGCGTCAATCGGACAGGGTGCTGAGGAAGGCGCGTTCCTGAACCCGCCGGTGATCGCCAACGGGACGATCTATGCCGTCGACGGAAGCGTGGAGGTTTCGGCCATCGACGCCGCCACCGGCAGGAAGCTCTGGACGACGACGCCGGAGGAACTGCCGGATGCCGACCGCCTGAATGGCGGCGGGATCGGCTTCGACAGCGGCCGGCTGTTCCTGGCGACTACCAAGGGCATCGTGCTGGCCCTGGATGCCGCATCGGGCGACGAGATCTGGCGCCGGGACCTGCGCTCGCCCTTGCGCGGCGCGCCCGCGGTGGCCGATGGGCTGGTGCTGATCATCAGCGCCGACAACCAGTCCTACGCCCTGGACGCTGCCACTGGCGAACCGGTCTGGCAGCACACCGCCCCCGGTGAGATCGCGGCCATCCTGGGCGGTTCCACGCCGGCCGCGGCGCAGGGGATCGTGATCGTCCCCTACTCGTCGGGCGAGGTGAACGCGCTCTCCCTGCAGACCGGCATCCCGATCTGGTCCGAGACCGTGCTGCGACCCCGCCGCACCCTGGCGATCGCCGCGATCAGCGACATCGACGGCTTGCCGGTGATCGATCGGGACCGGGTGTTCATCGGCGGCACCGGCGGCGAGATCGCCGCCTTCGACCTTCTGACCGGTGCTCGGCTCTACGAGCTGAACGTCGCGACCCAGCAGAGCGCCTGGCCGGCCGGCGAGATCGTCTATCTGCTCAGCGACCGGGGCGAGGTCGTCGCGATGCTGCGCAGCACCGGCCAGATCCGCTGGGTCAGCCCGCTGCCGCGCGAGCGCGAGGGGGATACGTCCGGGGATGCGGTGATCGAGTGGTACGGTCCGGTCCTGGTCCGCGACCGCCTCCTGGTCGGCAGTTCGGACGGGATGCTGGTATCGGTGTCGCCTTACACCGGCGAAATCCTCGGCAGGCTGGATGTCGGTGCGCCGATCCGGCAGCCACCGATCGTCGCGGACGGCGCTATCTATCTCCTGACCGAAGACGGTACGCTGCACGCCTACCGCTGA
- a CDS encoding SDR family NAD(P)-dependent oxidoreductase codes for MTTPDPSSLPDLSGRVVVVTGASRGIGAAVALEAARLGGRVVLVGRTRGALEELDDEIRALGREPAVLAPVDLTRREHVDALGGMLFERFGRIDLLVHAAGEPGTLTPVSHIDPTELQKVLAVEVIAAQHLIRSFETLLRVSETGRAIFLTCDIAASAPAYFGMAAAAKAGLEALVRSWAAELRQSRVEVVLVDPGRVAGTRTETRRYPGGSREKLPGSAEVAALILATLAQPAGGNDVVRLQSSPRL; via the coding sequence TTGACCACGCCCGATCCGTCGAGCCTTCCCGATCTTTCCGGGCGTGTGGTGGTTGTCACCGGCGCCTCGCGCGGGATCGGGGCGGCGGTCGCCCTGGAGGCGGCGCGGCTGGGCGGCAGGGTCGTGCTGGTCGGCCGCACCCGGGGCGCCTTGGAGGAGCTGGACGACGAGATCCGGGCGCTTGGCAGGGAGCCTGCGGTGCTGGCCCCGGTCGACCTCACCAGGCGCGAGCATGTCGATGCCCTGGGCGGGATGCTGTTCGAGCGGTTCGGCCGCATCGACCTCCTGGTCCATGCCGCCGGCGAGCCCGGAACGCTGACACCCGTCTCCCACATCGATCCCACCGAGCTGCAGAAGGTCCTGGCGGTCGAGGTGATTGCGGCACAGCACCTGATCCGTTCCTTCGAGACGCTCCTGCGCGTCTCCGAGACGGGCCGGGCGATCTTCCTGACCTGCGACATCGCTGCCAGTGCCCCGGCCTATTTTGGGATGGCGGCCGCCGCCAAGGCCGGGCTGGAGGCGCTGGTGCGCAGCTGGGCCGCCGAACTGCGCCAGAGCCGGGTCGAGGTCGTGCTGGTGGATCCCGGCAGGGTCGCCGGCACCCGTACCGAGACGCGGCGCTACCCGGGCGGATCCAGGGAGAAGCTGCCGGGATCCGCCGAAGTGGCGGCTCTGATCCTCGCCACGCTCGCACAGCCCGCCGGCGGGAACGACGTCGTCCGGCTTCAGTCGTCGCCGCGGCTGTAG
- a CDS encoding ArsC family reductase, which produces MAVTLYGIKTCDTVRKARAWLDNIGVEHAFHDYKKDGIDRSRLQGWLDELGWEAVLNRRGTTFRSLPEAARQNLDADRALALMLDQPSMIRRPVLDLGERRLVGFDPALYAAALET; this is translated from the coding sequence TTGGCGGTAACGCTCTACGGGATCAAAACGTGCGACACGGTCAGGAAAGCCAGGGCCTGGCTGGACAACATCGGGGTGGAGCACGCCTTCCACGACTACAAGAAGGACGGCATCGACCGGTCCAGGCTCCAGGGCTGGCTCGACGAGCTCGGATGGGAGGCTGTGCTGAACCGTAGGGGCACGACCTTTCGCAGCCTGCCCGAAGCAGCCCGGCAGAACCTGGACGCCGACCGGGCGCTGGCCCTGATGCTGGACCAGCCCTCGATGATCCGGCGGCCCGTGCTGGACCTGGGCGAGCGGCGGCTGGTCGGGTTCGACCCCGCCCTCTATGCGGCTGCCCTGGAGACCTGA
- a CDS encoding ABC transporter ATP-binding protein, protein MTQAPSKIAVRGLYKSFGPKKVLQGVDLDVPAGSSVVVIGGSGTGKSVLLKCILGLMSADSGSIKVDGTEVVGASGKELAEIRHKFGMLFQGGALFDSLPVWQNVSFGVQAREKIGKAEAKRIAVENLEKVGLSPDVADLMPAELSGGMQKRVGLARAVALKPEIIFFDEPTTGLDPIMADVINELIRTITRAMGATALSITHDMASVRKIADYVAMLYQGKVIWFGSVDDLDRSGNEHVDQFIHGRADGPIVVGKR, encoded by the coding sequence ATGACCCAAGCACCCTCCAAGATCGCGGTTCGCGGCCTGTACAAGTCCTTCGGACCGAAGAAGGTGCTGCAGGGCGTCGACCTGGACGTCCCCGCCGGCAGTTCGGTGGTCGTCATCGGCGGCTCCGGCACCGGCAAATCGGTGCTCCTGAAATGCATCCTGGGCCTGATGTCCGCCGACTCCGGGTCGATCAAGGTCGACGGCACCGAGGTCGTCGGGGCCTCGGGGAAGGAACTGGCGGAGATCCGCCACAAGTTCGGGATGCTGTTCCAGGGCGGGGCGCTGTTCGACTCCCTGCCGGTCTGGCAGAACGTCAGCTTCGGGGTGCAGGCGCGCGAGAAGATCGGCAAGGCCGAGGCCAAGCGGATCGCCGTCGAAAACCTGGAGAAGGTCGGCCTGTCGCCCGACGTCGCCGACCTGATGCCGGCGGAACTGTCGGGCGGCATGCAGAAGCGGGTCGGCCTCGCCCGAGCCGTGGCGCTGAAGCCGGAAATCATCTTCTTCGACGAGCCGACCACCGGGCTCGACCCGATCATGGCCGACGTGATCAACGAACTGATCCGGACCATCACCCGCGCGATGGGCGCCACGGCCCTCTCGATCACCCACGACATGGCTTCGGTCCGCAAGATCGCGGACTATGTCGCCATGCTCTACCAGGGAAAGGTGATCTGGTTCGGGTCGGTCGACGATCTCGACCGGTCGGGCAACGAGCATGTCGACCAGTTCATCCATGGCCGCGCCGACGGGCCCATCGTGGTCGGCAAGCGCTGA
- a CDS encoding MlaE family ABC transporter permease, with protein sequence MNPLRQIGAAVLDLCQHVGALVSFALVSITRGLIGPWYPAQILRQMVDIGFYSLPVVGLTAIFTGMVLALQSHTGFARFEAESAVATIVVVSLTRELGPVLAGLMVAGRVGAAMAAELGTMRVTEQIDALTTLSTDPQRYLIFPRLLAGTLMLPLLVMVADVIGVFGGFLVGVSKLGFSPYAYMDQTWLYLEAQDVLVGLAKAAVFGFIVTLMGCWHGYQSRGGAQGVGLATTQAVVTGAILILVFDYIMTEIFFTR encoded by the coding sequence TTGAATCCGTTGCGTCAGATCGGGGCGGCTGTTCTCGATCTCTGCCAGCATGTGGGTGCGCTCGTATCCTTTGCCCTCGTCTCCATCACCCGGGGATTGATCGGCCCCTGGTACCCGGCGCAGATCCTGCGCCAGATGGTGGATATCGGCTTCTACTCGCTGCCGGTGGTGGGGCTTACCGCGATCTTCACCGGCATGGTGCTGGCCCTGCAGTCGCACACCGGCTTCGCCCGGTTCGAGGCGGAATCGGCGGTGGCGACCATCGTCGTCGTCTCGCTCACCCGGGAGCTCGGGCCGGTGCTGGCCGGGCTGATGGTGGCTGGCCGGGTCGGCGCCGCCATGGCGGCCGAGCTCGGCACCATGCGGGTGACCGAGCAGATCGACGCGCTTACCACGCTCTCCACCGATCCCCAGCGCTACCTGATCTTCCCGCGCCTGCTGGCCGGCACCCTGATGCTGCCGCTGCTGGTGATGGTCGCCGACGTGATCGGCGTGTTCGGCGGCTTCCTGGTCGGGGTCAGCAAGCTGGGCTTCAGCCCCTACGCCTACATGGATCAGACCTGGCTCTACCTGGAAGCGCAGGACGTGCTGGTCGGCCTGGCCAAGGCCGCGGTGTTCGGCTTCATCGTCACGCTGATGGGCTGCTGGCACGGCTACCAGAGTCGCGGCGGCGCCCAGGGCGTCGGCCTCGCCACCACCCAGGCGGTGGTGACCGGCGCCATCCTGATCCTGGTCTTCGACTACATCATGACCGAGATCTTCTTCACCCGATGA
- the purF gene encoding amidophosphoribosyltransferase: MSLHDRAAPFDDDKLHEECGCFGVWGHADGAAVTALGLHALQHRGQEAAGIVSLDKGRFYSHRAIGLVDDDFSKRSVIDTLPGQAAVGHVRYSTTGASELRNVQPLYADYAFGGLAIAHNGNLTNAMVLKKRLVNEGSLFQSTSDTEVLVHLIARSHRQDVVERITDALFQIEGAWSLVALSADALIGVRDPLGIRPLVLGRLGSGWMLASETVALDIMGAELVRDVAPGELIIIDDKGPRSLFPFREQPQRFCVFEYVYFARPDSVLENRGVYEVRKRIGEELAKESPVEADLVVPVPDSGVPAAIGFAQASGVPFELGIIRNHYVGRTFIEPTDSIRHLGVKLKHNANRSMLNGKRVVLVDDSIVRGTTSTKIVEMVRAAGASEVHMRIASPPTTYSCFYGVDTPEREKLLAARYDVKAMAELIGVDSLAFLSIDGLYRATGEASRNNAAPQFCDACFTGDYPTPLRDAVNRGEGRAEHAAPAAESAVEPVA; the protein is encoded by the coding sequence ATGTCCTTGCACGATCGCGCCGCACCTTTCGACGACGACAAGCTGCATGAGGAATGCGGCTGCTTTGGCGTCTGGGGCCATGCCGACGGCGCCGCCGTCACCGCCTTGGGCCTCCACGCCCTGCAGCACCGTGGCCAGGAAGCTGCCGGCATCGTCAGCCTGGACAAGGGCCGCTTCTACAGCCACCGGGCGATCGGCCTGGTCGACGACGACTTCAGCAAGCGCTCGGTGATCGACACCCTGCCCGGGCAGGCGGCGGTCGGCCATGTCCGCTATTCGACCACCGGTGCGTCGGAGCTGCGCAATGTCCAGCCGCTCTATGCCGACTATGCCTTCGGCGGCCTCGCGATCGCCCATAACGGCAACCTCACCAACGCCATGGTGCTCAAGAAGCGCCTGGTCAACGAGGGCTCCTTGTTCCAGTCGACTTCCGACACCGAGGTCCTGGTCCACCTGATCGCGCGGTCGCATCGCCAGGACGTGGTGGAGCGGATCACCGACGCGCTGTTCCAGATCGAGGGTGCCTGGTCGCTGGTGGCGCTCTCCGCCGACGCGCTGATCGGTGTGCGCGATCCACTGGGCATCCGCCCGCTGGTGCTGGGCCGGCTGGGATCCGGCTGGATGCTGGCCTCGGAGACGGTCGCGCTCGATATCATGGGCGCCGAGCTGGTCCGTGACGTGGCGCCGGGCGAACTCATCATCATCGACGACAAAGGCCCCCGCTCCCTCTTCCCGTTCCGCGAGCAGCCGCAGCGCTTCTGCGTGTTCGAGTATGTCTACTTTGCCCGGCCGGATTCGGTCCTGGAGAACCGTGGCGTTTACGAGGTCCGCAAGCGGATCGGCGAGGAACTGGCCAAGGAAAGCCCGGTCGAGGCCGACCTGGTGGTTCCGGTCCCAGACAGCGGCGTGCCGGCGGCAATCGGCTTTGCCCAGGCGAGCGGGGTCCCGTTCGAGCTCGGGATCATCCGAAACCACTATGTCGGCCGCACCTTCATCGAGCCCACCGATTCGATCCGGCACCTGGGGGTGAAGCTCAAGCACAACGCCAACCGCTCGATGTTGAACGGCAAACGCGTGGTGCTGGTCGACGATTCGATCGTGCGCGGCACCACCTCGACCAAGATCGTCGAGATGGTCCGGGCGGCCGGGGCCAGCGAGGTGCACATGCGCATCGCAAGCCCGCCCACGACCTATTCCTGCTTCTATGGCGTCGACACGCCGGAGCGCGAGAAGCTGCTGGCGGCCCGCTACGACGTGAAGGCGATGGCCGAGCTGATCGGCGTGGACAGCCTGGCCTTCCTGTCGATCGACGGGCTGTACCGGGCGACCGGCGAGGCCAGCCGTAACAATGCTGCTCCGCAATTCTGCGACGCCTGCTTCACCGGCGATTATCCCACGCCGCTGCGCGACGCGGTGAACCGGGGCGAGGGGCGTGCCGAGCATGCCGCGCCCGCTGCCGAATCGGCGGTGGAGCCGGTGGCTTGA
- a CDS encoding CvpA family protein, whose amino-acid sequence MMDSLPELTALDLAVIATVLISAILALARGFMRELMTLLTWGGAVLTAFWLWTPVRPIIADAVAQSLVVDAITLVLVFLVPLIIYKLVASIVVRGVDDSALSGVDRLIGLVFGVARGVLVVAVVYLVSIRLVPAEDHPEWVTQAWLLPEVETAARLVDGLLPADFADKSFSAIEKGAGAVQDLADPRRLLDGKPSQVAGEQGYGAASRSAMERLVEQQESE is encoded by the coding sequence ATGATGGACAGCCTCCCCGAACTGACCGCCCTCGATCTGGCGGTGATCGCGACCGTGCTGATCTCCGCCATCCTGGCCCTGGCCCGGGGCTTCATGCGCGAGCTGATGACCCTGCTGACCTGGGGCGGTGCCGTCCTTACCGCGTTCTGGCTGTGGACCCCGGTCCGGCCGATCATCGCGGATGCGGTCGCGCAGAGCCTGGTGGTCGACGCCATCACCCTGGTCCTTGTGTTTCTGGTTCCGCTCATCATTTACAAGCTCGTCGCCTCGATCGTCGTGCGCGGGGTCGACGACAGCGCGCTTTCCGGTGTTGATCGCCTGATCGGGCTGGTCTTCGGCGTGGCGCGCGGTGTGCTGGTGGTGGCGGTGGTCTATCTGGTCAGCATCCGGCTGGTGCCGGCGGAGGACCATCCCGAATGGGTCACCCAGGCCTGGCTGCTCCCGGAAGTGGAGACCGCGGCTAGATTGGTGGACGGGCTTCTCCCGGCGGACTTCGCCGACAAGAGCTTCAGCGCGATCGAGAAGGGGGCGGGAGCCGTGCAGGATCTCGCCGACCCGCGCCGCCTGCTCGACGGAAAGCCGTCGCAGGTGGCGGGTGAACAGGGTTATGGTGCTGCGTCACGATCCGCGATGGAGCGGCTGGTCGAGCAGCAGGAGAGCGAGTGA
- a CDS encoding tetratricopeptide repeat protein, with protein MSDALIREVQEDLQRDRAIALAKRYGGYVAGLVFLVIAGTAAYIGWQNWQASVRADESSRLFAALSKLDDGEAAAAQADFQALAADSSDGVAAIARFQAAQAALRENEADEATQSLEQVASGSVDDAILKEAALIGVIGRRLDSGDPAALIAELQPLAGADRPFRHQARELLALAQVRGGNIEDAKATLDDAIKDPSLPAGARMRLSEYRAALEAAA; from the coding sequence TTGTCCGACGCATTGATCCGCGAGGTTCAAGAAGACCTGCAGCGTGACCGTGCGATCGCGCTCGCGAAGCGCTATGGCGGTTATGTGGCCGGCCTGGTGTTCCTGGTGATTGCCGGCACCGCGGCCTATATCGGCTGGCAGAACTGGCAGGCGAGCGTCCGCGCGGACGAATCATCCAGACTGTTCGCGGCACTGAGCAAGCTGGACGATGGCGAGGCAGCCGCGGCCCAGGCCGATTTCCAGGCGCTGGCCGCCGACAGCTCCGACGGCGTGGCTGCGATCGCGCGCTTTCAGGCGGCTCAGGCGGCCCTGCGCGAGAACGAGGCCGATGAGGCCACCCAGTCGCTGGAGCAGGTCGCCAGCGGGAGCGTCGACGACGCGATCCTCAAAGAAGCGGCGCTGATCGGCGTGATCGGCCGGCGCCTCGACAGCGGTGATCCCGCGGCGTTGATCGCCGAGTTGCAGCCCCTCGCCGGGGCCGACCGGCCGTTCCGCCACCAGGCGCGCGAACTCCTGGCGCTGGCGCAGGTCCGGGGCGGCAACATCGAGGACGCCAAGGCGACGCTGGACGACGCGATCAAGGATCCCAGCCTTCCAGCCGGCGCCCGCATGCGCCTGAGCGAGTACCGGGCTGCGTTGGAGGCTGCTGCGTGA
- the der gene encoding ribosome biogenesis GTPase Der, whose translation MFTIAILGRPNVGKSTLFNRLVGRRQAIVHDLPGVTRDRLEGEGKLGHLHFRVIDTAGLDVGAEDTLEGRLRAQTLAGLEQADLGLFLFDARAGLTPLDHDVAKLLHRTRKPIVLLANKCEGRQAEIEAAEAWSLGLGEPVPISAEHGEGIADLFQVILKHLPTAEEEAAEESESEDQLPLPSSLADEPAAASGPELGSDKAIKLVIVGRPNAGKSSLINRLIGDDRLLTGPEPGLTRDSVALAWTHQGRSFELIDTAGMRRKARIEERLERMSVSATVQALKFAHAAVLVVDATQPLEVQDLTIADLVIREGRALVVAINKWDLIDDPAEALKNIRARLEDKLAQVPGIEMVTLSARTGSGLNRLLPAVVKTVQRWNRRTTTAKLNRWLQMALQDHQPPQVGGRRLKIRFITQAASRPPTFILFQNLDPADVPDHYLRFLSNSLRKALDLPGVPIRMHVRRGENPYSRGDD comes from the coding sequence GTGTTTACCATCGCCATCCTCGGCCGACCCAATGTCGGCAAGTCCACCCTGTTCAACCGGCTGGTCGGCCGACGGCAGGCGATCGTCCACGATCTGCCCGGCGTGACCCGCGACCGCCTGGAAGGCGAAGGCAAGCTTGGCCATCTGCACTTCCGGGTGATCGACACGGCCGGACTGGATGTCGGCGCCGAGGACACCCTGGAGGGACGCCTGCGGGCCCAGACCCTAGCGGGGCTGGAGCAGGCCGATCTCGGCCTGTTCCTGTTCGACGCCCGTGCCGGTCTCACCCCCCTCGACCATGACGTCGCCAAGCTGCTGCACCGGACTAGGAAGCCGATCGTGCTGCTCGCCAACAAGTGCGAGGGGCGTCAGGCGGAGATCGAGGCCGCCGAGGCATGGTCCCTGGGCCTGGGCGAGCCGGTGCCGATCTCCGCGGAACATGGCGAGGGAATCGCCGATCTGTTCCAGGTGATCCTGAAGCACCTGCCCACTGCTGAGGAGGAAGCGGCCGAGGAAAGCGAGAGCGAGGACCAGCTGCCTCTACCCTCCTCCTTGGCGGACGAGCCTGCAGCGGCCAGCGGTCCGGAACTTGGATCCGACAAGGCCATCAAGCTGGTCATCGTCGGTCGGCCGAATGCGGGCAAGTCGTCGCTCATCAACCGGCTGATCGGCGACGACCGGCTGCTGACCGGACCGGAGCCCGGCCTCACCCGCGACTCGGTGGCGCTGGCCTGGACGCACCAGGGGCGCTCCTTCGAGCTGATCGACACGGCCGGGATGCGGCGCAAGGCGCGGATCGAGGAGCGGCTGGAACGGATGTCGGTCTCCGCGACCGTCCAGGCGCTCAAGTTCGCCCATGCCGCGGTGCTGGTGGTCGATGCGACCCAGCCGCTGGAGGTCCAGGACCTGACCATTGCCGACTTGGTGATCCGAGAAGGCCGGGCACTGGTGGTGGCGATCAACAAGTGGGACCTGATCGACGACCCGGCGGAGGCCCTGAAGAACATCCGCGCCCGCCTGGAGGACAAGCTGGCCCAGGTCCCGGGCATCGAGATGGTCACCCTGTCAGCGCGCACCGGAAGCGGCCTGAACCGGCTCCTGCCAGCGGTGGTCAAGACGGTGCAACGCTGGAACCGCCGGACCACCACCGCCAAGCTGAACCGCTGGCTGCAGATGGCCCTGCAGGATCACCAGCCGCCGCAGGTCGGCGGAAGGCGCCTGAAGATCCGGTTCATCACCCAGGCAGCCAGCCGGCCACCGACCTTCATCCTGTTCCAGAATCTCGATCCGGCGGACGTGCCGGACCATTATCTCCGCTTCCTGAGCAACAGCCTGCGCAAGGCCCTGGACCTGCCGGGCGTGCCGATCCGGATGCATGTCCGGCGCGGCGAGAACCCCTACAGCCGCGGCGACGACTGA